From the genome of Clavibacter nebraskensis NCPPB 2581:
ACGTCGTCGATGCCGCCCTCCGCCCAGGGGTGGCACCGGCACACGCGCCATGCGGCGAGGAGGCCGCCGTGGACGAGCCCGTGCTCCTGGACCGCCTCGAGGCCGTACGCGGAGCAGGACGGGTAGTACCTGCAGACATCCCCGTACAGAGGGGAGACCACCCGGCGGTAGAGGCCGATCACGGCGATGGCGGCGTTCCGAGGCGCCAGGACGACGGAGGTCAGTGCCCTCTTCATATCGTCCTCACGGCCCGCGTCACGGCTGACGCCATCTCCTCCTGCAGGGTATCCCACGGTGTCCGCTCCATGCCTGGCAGTACGCGGATCACGATGGATATGCCCGGAGGCAGGGTGTGCAGGAGCTCCGCCGACAGGGCCTTGAGTCGCCTGCGGACCAGGTTCCGGGTGACGGCGTTGCCGACCTTCTTCGACACGATGAACCCGAATCGGGTCGGGGCATCGGCCGGTCCGGCGAGTGCCGACACGACCGCCGTGCCGGTCGTCGTCCGGCGGCCCCGTCTGACTATGGTGCGGTAGTCCGCA
Proteins encoded in this window:
- the rnpA gene encoding ribonuclease P protein component, which gives rise to MLARRNRVTSGADYRTIVRRGRRTTTGTAVVSALAGPADAPTRFGFIVSKKVGNAVTRNLVRRRLKALSAELLHTLPPGISIVIRVLPGMERTPWDTLQEEMASAVTRAVRTI
- the yidD gene encoding membrane protein insertion efficiency factor YidD, yielding MKRALTSVVLAPRNAAIAVIGLYRRVVSPLYGDVCRYYPSCSAYGLEAVQEHGLVHGGLLAAWRVCRCHPWAEGGIDDVPARRVQQYRRTRLGFVVAPSHGKG